One window of the Brevibacterium limosum genome contains the following:
- a CDS encoding response regulator, protein MSIRVILVDDHPVVRAGLKSVIEAPDNIAVVGEAGSGEEALTIVDELDPDVVLCDLRLGEGIDGIEVTKRLRAKPNPPAVLILTTFDLDSEIIAALNAGASGYLLKDIDPGDISTAIEKAAKGETYMAPEISSKVFAAMRNPSPKLTRRERDVVKLLATGASNVQIAQELFVTEATVKSHLVNVFTKLGVDSRARAIRVAEDQGLV, encoded by the coding sequence ATGAGCATTCGAGTCATCCTCGTCGACGACCACCCGGTCGTGCGGGCCGGTCTGAAGTCCGTCATCGAGGCGCCGGACAATATCGCCGTCGTCGGTGAGGCCGGCAGCGGCGAGGAAGCGCTGACGATCGTCGACGAGCTCGACCCTGACGTCGTCCTCTGCGACCTGCGACTGGGGGAGGGGATCGACGGCATCGAAGTGACGAAGCGGCTGCGAGCGAAACCGAATCCGCCGGCGGTGCTCATCCTCACCACCTTCGATCTCGACTCGGAGATCATCGCCGCACTCAACGCGGGGGCATCGGGGTACCTGCTCAAGGACATCGACCCGGGTGACATCTCGACGGCGATCGAGAAGGCGGCGAAGGGGGAGACCTATATGGCGCCGGAGATCTCATCGAAGGTCTTCGCAGCGATGCGCAATCCCAGTCCGAAGCTGACCAGGCGGGAGCGCGACGTCGTGAAACTGCTGGCCACAGGGGCCTCGAACGTACAGATCGCCCAGGAGCTCTTCGTCACCGAGGCGACTGTGAAGAGCCACCTCGTCAACGTGTTCACGAAGCTCGGTGTGGATTCGCGGGCCCGCGCGATCCGCGTTGCGGAGGATCAAGGGCTGGTTTAG
- a CDS encoding VOC family protein: protein MKTTGITLQVYVPTDETAAARSFYSSLFGREPEFEPHDDFFEWSPIAGQECWFQVSGKDQAPPLLNRVRFRVLDLGEALSFLDSSGIERSEPSQLPGVVVFVDFADPWGNQLGYYQDLVPSGQQAEYPGTSVNDEAQFTRFAKE, encoded by the coding sequence TTGAAGACCACAGGAATCACTTTGCAGGTCTACGTGCCGACCGACGAGACCGCCGCAGCGCGATCGTTCTACAGTTCGCTGTTTGGTCGCGAGCCGGAGTTCGAGCCTCACGACGACTTCTTCGAGTGGTCGCCAATCGCCGGCCAGGAATGCTGGTTTCAGGTGTCGGGGAAAGACCAAGCACCCCCATTGCTCAATAGGGTCCGCTTTCGTGTACTCGATCTGGGCGAGGCATTGTCGTTTCTCGACTCCTCCGGGATAGAGCGGTCCGAACCGTCACAGCTGCCTGGTGTCGTCGTCTTTGTTGACTTCGCAGATCCCTGGGGCAACCAGCTCGGCTACTACCAAGACTTGGTTCCGAGTGGACAACAAGCCGAATACCCAGGGACTTCGGTCAACGATGAAGCGCAGTTCACTCGGTTCGCAAAAGAATAA
- a CDS encoding MMPL family transporter: MNSPLAKTAHTLTSKRGSWLVLGGIVVLVALIFGLLSGAGEDRANETAPADSESTQAQKILDRFPDADKQSVMVVASNEDGSELSADDQAELKTLGGSLGDSVGDESTETVTGPILSDDKQAALLMVPITVGLTNSDTAETVDELRTAIADDPTASGLTDDGVSLLVTGGPAIGADIASAFNGADFTLLIVTIVIVALLLIITYRSPILWLLPLIVIGTADGLASTVTAAVGDWLELQFDAGIISVLVFGAGANYALLFISRYREELRRFADHRVALAEAWTHTATTILASNLTVVLSLLSLVFAIIPGTRGLGITAAVGLLISAAAVLFALPPVLAICGKKMFWPFIPTLERSSEEELTPAEATKPSIWRTIATRVVRRPGLHLGAGIVILGVMATGFIGSSIGLDQTEKFRVQSESAQGLDVLADHFPPGESQPIWILADTDHADDVVDSVSDMNGVVRASTIEDTNIDGTSVTKIMVTGEYEPDSAKGLDLVADIRSDVHAIDGANAQVGGAAATELDARDGNQTDFFTIVPMILAISFIILLGILRAPIAAFTLLLVNVVSSAAAIGLGAFLSRTIFGQSALDAQVPILAFLFLVALGIDYSIFLAHRAKKEAVLHGGRQGMIDAVAHTGGVITSAGIVLAGVFAALGMLPLMVLGQLGLIVGVGVLVDTIIVRTVIVPSIFGLVGDRMWWPNKAITHFHENADACAAGRDAHSTQLLAEKEHAYSGSGTHHGRH; this comes from the coding sequence ATGAACTCACCACTGGCGAAAACCGCACATACGCTGACATCGAAGCGCGGTTCGTGGCTCGTCCTCGGCGGAATCGTCGTCCTCGTCGCTCTGATCTTCGGACTCCTGTCCGGGGCAGGGGAGGACAGGGCCAACGAAACCGCACCGGCCGACTCCGAATCCACTCAGGCACAGAAGATCCTCGACAGATTCCCCGATGCGGACAAGCAGTCCGTCATGGTAGTGGCCTCGAACGAGGACGGATCCGAACTGTCCGCCGACGACCAGGCCGAACTGAAGACGCTCGGCGGTTCGCTCGGCGACTCCGTCGGTGACGAATCCACCGAAACCGTGACTGGGCCGATCCTCAGCGACGACAAGCAGGCCGCGCTGCTCATGGTGCCGATCACGGTGGGTCTGACGAATTCGGACACCGCCGAGACCGTCGACGAGCTGCGCACCGCCATCGCCGACGACCCGACCGCCTCCGGACTCACAGACGATGGTGTGTCCCTGCTGGTCACCGGCGGTCCCGCGATCGGCGCCGACATCGCCTCGGCGTTCAATGGCGCGGACTTCACCCTGCTCATCGTCACCATCGTCATCGTCGCACTCCTGCTCATCATCACCTACCGCTCGCCGATCCTGTGGCTGCTGCCGCTCATCGTCATCGGCACCGCCGACGGACTCGCCTCAACCGTGACCGCGGCCGTCGGAGACTGGCTCGAACTGCAGTTCGACGCGGGCATCATCAGCGTCCTCGTCTTCGGCGCCGGCGCGAACTACGCACTGCTGTTCATCTCCCGCTACCGCGAGGAGCTGCGCCGCTTCGCCGACCACCGCGTCGCGCTCGCCGAGGCCTGGACGCATACCGCGACGACGATCCTCGCCTCGAACCTCACCGTCGTGCTGTCCCTTCTCAGCCTCGTCTTCGCGATCATCCCCGGCACCCGAGGCCTGGGCATCACCGCGGCCGTCGGCCTGCTCATCTCCGCAGCCGCCGTGCTGTTCGCCCTGCCGCCCGTGCTCGCGATCTGCGGCAAGAAGATGTTTTGGCCCTTCATCCCGACGCTCGAGCGGAGCTCGGAGGAGGAGCTCACCCCCGCCGAGGCGACCAAGCCCTCGATCTGGCGCACCATCGCCACTCGCGTGGTCCGCAGACCCGGGCTCCACCTCGGTGCCGGAATCGTCATCCTCGGCGTCATGGCCACCGGCTTCATCGGCTCCTCGATCGGCCTCGACCAGACCGAGAAGTTCCGGGTCCAGTCCGAATCGGCGCAGGGCCTCGACGTCCTAGCCGACCACTTTCCGCCCGGCGAATCCCAGCCGATCTGGATCCTCGCCGACACCGACCACGCGGATGACGTCGTCGATTCGGTCAGTGATATGAATGGCGTCGTCCGCGCCTCGACGATCGAGGACACGAACATCGACGGCACCTCGGTCACGAAGATCATGGTCACCGGCGAGTACGAACCCGACAGTGCGAAGGGCCTCGACCTCGTCGCGGACATCCGCAGCGACGTCCACGCCATCGACGGAGCGAACGCCCAGGTGGGCGGTGCCGCGGCTACGGAGCTCGACGCCCGCGACGGCAACCAGACGGACTTCTTCACGATCGTCCCGATGATCCTGGCGATCAGCTTCATCATCCTGTTGGGCATCCTCCGCGCCCCCATCGCGGCGTTCACCCTGCTGCTCGTCAACGTCGTGTCCTCGGCTGCGGCGATCGGCCTCGGCGCGTTCCTGTCACGGACGATCTTCGGACAGTCCGCACTTGATGCGCAGGTGCCGATCCTCGCGTTCCTCTTCCTCGTGGCGCTGGGCATCGACTACTCGATCTTCCTCGCCCACCGAGCGAAGAAGGAGGCCGTCCTCCACGGGGGACGTCAGGGCATGATCGATGCCGTCGCCCACACCGGCGGTGTCATCACCAGCGCCGGCATCGTCCTGGCCGGAGTGTTCGCAGCCTTGGGTATGCTGCCGCTGATGGTGCTCGGCCAGCTCGGCCTCATCGTCGGAGTCGGCGTGCTCGTCGACACGATCATCGTGCGCACCGTCATCGTGCCCTCGATCTTCGGGCTCGTCGGCGACAGGATGTGGTGGCCGAACAAGGCGATAACTCACTTCCACGAGAACGCAGATGCATGTGCGGCCGGACGCGACGCGCACTCCACCCAGCTGCTCGCCGAGAAGGAACACGCCTACAGCGGTTCCGGAACCCACCACGGCAGGCACTGA
- a CDS encoding sensor histidine kinase: MTARDHRLGTNACEADLQEGGSVGARKWTERTMEFGQHAIALVLMLISCIRAVSGGAPLLAAVAVSIVFLAWYGLGAVRAARSGALVLAKWWLIVLAAAWLCTLLVSAEFIWVAFLLWLLAGHLFSLRIAIVFTALTYIATIVAPLAHYGQVPTPSIIGSLIGAVFALGLSRGYIELLREGRRREELLRSLELAHQNLLDLQDELALTQRHAGEIQERTRVSRDIHDTIAQSISSIRLIAHAEAERTTDDHAGQVLAQVEDLAAQSSRDIRRIIAALAPAELEDGALTAAIRRLLARLEEDSSITGRLDVDETLPTLSAEAEVALLRTAQSALANVRQHSQATRVMVSLMDLDGAIRMDIVDDGVGMDDPHNRQRNPESGFGLDFIGSRMRELGGELVIESSQGSGFAISTTLPSQSQLHTRGEGLGGAVEGTRNGSESRLGEGEGTHTEVTDADSAGSLGEGEVTGENTDTGEKA, translated from the coding sequence ATGACAGCACGGGATCACCGCCTCGGCACCAACGCCTGCGAGGCGGATCTGCAGGAAGGTGGCAGCGTGGGCGCACGCAAGTGGACGGAGCGGACGATGGAGTTCGGTCAGCATGCCATCGCCCTCGTCCTCATGCTCATCTCCTGCATCCGCGCTGTCTCCGGCGGCGCTCCGTTGCTCGCCGCGGTGGCCGTGAGCATCGTCTTTCTCGCCTGGTATGGCCTCGGCGCCGTGCGCGCGGCTCGCTCGGGCGCGCTGGTGCTGGCGAAATGGTGGCTGATCGTCCTCGCCGCTGCCTGGCTGTGCACCCTGCTCGTCTCCGCCGAGTTCATCTGGGTCGCCTTCCTCCTCTGGCTGCTCGCCGGCCACCTCTTCTCCCTGCGCATCGCCATCGTCTTCACCGCACTCACCTACATCGCGACCATCGTCGCCCCACTCGCCCACTACGGGCAGGTGCCGACCCCGAGCATCATCGGCTCCCTCATCGGCGCCGTCTTCGCCCTCGGGCTCTCCCGCGGCTACATCGAACTGCTGCGCGAGGGCCGCCGCAGGGAGGAACTGCTGCGTTCACTCGAGCTCGCCCACCAGAACCTGCTCGACCTCCAGGACGAGCTCGCCCTGACTCAGCGCCATGCCGGCGAGATCCAGGAACGCACCCGCGTCTCCCGCGACATCCACGACACGATCGCGCAGTCGATCTCGTCGATCCGGCTCATCGCCCACGCCGAGGCGGAGCGCACCACCGATGATCACGCCGGGCAGGTGCTCGCCCAGGTCGAGGACCTCGCCGCGCAGAGTTCCCGGGACATCCGCCGCATCATCGCCGCCCTCGCCCCGGCCGAACTCGAGGACGGGGCGCTGACCGCGGCGATCCGCCGTCTGCTCGCCAGGCTGGAAGAGGACAGCTCGATCACGGGCCGCCTCGACGTCGACGAGACCCTGCCGACCCTGTCCGCCGAGGCGGAGGTGGCGCTGCTGCGGACCGCGCAGTCGGCGCTGGCCAACGTTCGGCAGCACTCGCAGGCCACACGAGTGATGGTCAGCCTCATGGACCTCGACGGGGCGATCAGAATGGACATCGTCGACGACGGGGTCGGAATGGACGATCCGCACAATCGGCAGCGGAATCCGGAATCGGGCTTCGGTCTCGACTTCATCGGCTCCAGGATGCGCGAACTCGGCGGTGAACTCGTCATCGAATCGAGTCAGGGATCCGGCTTCGCGATCTCTACGACCCTGCCCAGCCAATCACAGCTGCACACCCGGGGTGAGGGACTCGGCGGCGCCGTCGAGGGCACGAGGAACGGCAGTGAGAGCCGCCTCGGTGAAGGAGAGGGAACACACACCGAGGTCACGGACGCGGATTCGGCGGGCAGCCTCGGCGAGGGTGAGGTCACGGGCGAGAACACCGACACCGGAGAAAAGGCATGA